GGCCGTGCCGCTGGGCGGCACGGGTCCTGGGCAGGTCTTCGGACTCACAGGCGCGGAGGGCTCGCGGGGAGACCTCCTCCTACTGGCTGTCGCTTCCCAGCCCCGGATGGGGCCAGTGCTTGCGTGGACAGCGCTCGTTCCTGTTCACCGCTGCGGGGCAGTCCCGGACTCACACCGGGTTCCCTTCAGCCCCCATGACGTCATGGGGGCGCCGAGGACAACCCGGGGGATATGGCGGCATGCAGGCGTTTGTCAAACGGCAACCCCGGCGTGCCCGGGGCGGGAGCGCTACTCGTCGCTGGACGCGGCCAGCTTGAAGGCGTCGAGCACCGCGGCGGAGGCGCGGTCCAGGTACTTGCCCTTGCGGATGAGCAGGCCGATGGGGCGCGACACGGGGCCCTCGGCGAAGGGCTTCACCACCAGCGAGTTGGCCTGCACCTCGGCCTGGCAGGTGGACAGCGGGAGGATGGCCACCCCGAGCCCCATCTCCACCGCGCGCTTGATGGTCTCGACGTTGTCCATCTCCATCACGGGGTTGAGGTCCAGGTTCTTCTCGCGGAAGAGCCGGTCCAGCGCCTTGCGCGTGGGGGCCTCGCGGTCGAAGGCGATGAAGGGCACGCCCGACAGCGCGGTGAGGCTCACCTTGGCCTTGCTGGAGAACGGGTGGCTGGGCGCGCACACCACCGCCAGCTTGTCGTCGCGGAACGGCAGGATGTCCACGCCGGCGCGCGGCTGCGGGTAGGCCACAATGCCAATCTCCGCCGCCCCGAGGATGACGTCGTCGTAGACCTGATCATTGCGCCGGTAGTTCAGGCGCATGTTCACCTTGGGGTGCGTCTTGAGCAGCTGCTTCTGCACGCTCTGCAGCTCGTGCAGCCCCACCGAGTAGATGGTGGAGACGGTGGTGGTGCCCTGCACCTCGGCGGCCTGCTCGCGGATCTCCTGCTCCACCTCCGCGAAGCGCGCCAGGATCTCCTTGCAGCCGCGGAACAGCCGCTCGCCTGCGGGCGTGGGGGTAACCTGGCGTGCGCTGCGCGACAGCAGCTTCTGCTCGTACCGGTTCTCCAGCGCGCGGATCTGCTGGCTGACCGCCGACTGCGTCACGTGGTTCAGTTGTGCCGCGCGAGAGAACGAGCCCGTCTCCACGACATCACAGAACATCTTCAGGCTTTCGAGCTGCATTGGGGGGGCTCCTACACCGGTGGACAGGGGTAAAGCCAGAGGTAACTCGTTGAGCTTACATCCCCTTGGGGCTCCGAGCGTCTCAAGGCTGAGGGGGCGGAGGAGGGGAGAGGTAGGGGCGCGTCAGGACAATGACACACAAGCCCAGCGCCATCAGCGCGCCGCCGCAGAGCGTCTGAACGCGGCCGATGTGCGTGGCGGCGTCGAGAATGACCTCACACTCCAGCTCGCTGAGCCCCGCGCAGTCGGGCCGGCCGAAGAGGCCGCGCAGGCCGAAGAAGAGCAAGAGGAGGCCGCCGCTGAACAGGCCCGCGCACAGCCCGAAGAGGGCCGCCCGCGCGAGGCGGGTCAGGGTGGAGCGGTCAGGGCTGTTCGGGGCGGCGGTCATGGCACGACGCTACAACGGTGCGGGCATGGGCGCCTCTTCCCGCCTATGCTGCGCGGGCATGAGAATCCTCTATGGCGTGGTGGGCGAGGGCATGGGCCACGCGACGCGCTCCCGGGTCCTGCTCGAGGAGCTCACCCGGGAGCACGAGGTCCACATCGTCGTGTCGGGCCGGGCCCAGCAGTACCTGGCCCGGAGCTTCCAGAACGTGCACGGCATCTGGGGGCTCACCCTGGCCTACGAGGGCAACTCGGTGAAGAAGTGGCAGACGGTGCTGCAGAACCTCCAGGGGGCGGTGACGGGCCTGCCGGGCAACATCCGCCAGTACTTCGAGCTGGTGGAGCAGTTCCGGCCCGAGGTGGTCATCAGCGACTTCGAGACGTTCAGCTACCTGTTCGCCAAGGCCCACCGGCTGCCAGTCATCAGCGTGGACAACATGCAGATCATCAACCGGTGCAGCCACGAGTCGGGGCTCCTGGCGGGGTACGAGGATGCCTTCGAGGGCACGCGGGCCCTCGTCAAGGGCAAGCTGCCGGGGGCATTCCACTACCTCGTCACCACGTTCTTCTATCCGCCGGTGCGCAAGGAGCGCACCACGCTGGCCCCGTCCATCCTGCGCCCGGAAATCCTGGCGGCGAAGTCCGAGCCCGGCGAGCACCTGCTGGTGTACCAGACGGCCACCACCAACACGCAGCTGCCGGGGATTCTCCAGCAGAGCGGCATGCCCTGCCGCATCTATGGCGTGCGCCGGCACATCACCCAGGACGAGGTGGAGGGCCACCTCACCTACCGGCCCTTCAGCGAGCAGGGCTTCATCGAGGACCTGCGCACCGCGCGCGCGGTGGTGGCCGGCGGGGGCTACACGCTGATGAGCGAGGCGGTCTACCTGCACAAGCCCGTGCTCTCGATTCCCGTGGAGGGCCAGTTCGAGCAGATCATCAACGGGCTCTACCTGGAGCGGCTGGGCTACGGGATGCATGCCCGGCACCTCACGGCGGACACGCTGCGGGAGTTCCTCGCGCGCGTGCCCCGCTGCCAGGAGGCGCTGAAGGGCTACGTGCAGGAGGGCAACACGCGGATGCTCGCCGCGCTGGGCGAGCAGCTCGAGCGGGCCTATGCCTACCGGGGTCACTGGCGGGCCGAGATGGCCGAGCAGGACTGAGCCCCATGAGCGAATGGCCGAACCTGTCCCGGGGCACCG
This window of the Stigmatella erecta genome carries:
- a CDS encoding LysR family transcriptional regulator, translating into MQLESLKMFCDVVETGSFSRAAQLNHVTQSAVSQQIRALENRYEQKLLSRSARQVTPTPAGERLFRGCKEILARFAEVEQEIREQAAEVQGTTTVSTIYSVGLHELQSVQKQLLKTHPKVNMRLNYRRNDQVYDDVILGAAEIGIVAYPQPRAGVDILPFRDDKLAVVCAPSHPFSSKAKVSLTALSGVPFIAFDREAPTRKALDRLFREKNLDLNPVMEMDNVETIKRAVEMGLGVAILPLSTCQAEVQANSLVVKPFAEGPVSRPIGLLIRKGKYLDRASAAVLDAFKLAASSDE
- a CDS encoding MJ1255/VC2487 family glycosyltransferase — protein: MRILYGVVGEGMGHATRSRVLLEELTREHEVHIVVSGRAQQYLARSFQNVHGIWGLTLAYEGNSVKKWQTVLQNLQGAVTGLPGNIRQYFELVEQFRPEVVISDFETFSYLFAKAHRLPVISVDNMQIINRCSHESGLLAGYEDAFEGTRALVKGKLPGAFHYLVTTFFYPPVRKERTTLAPSILRPEILAAKSEPGEHLLVYQTATTNTQLPGILQQSGMPCRIYGVRRHITQDEVEGHLTYRPFSEQGFIEDLRTARAVVAGGGYTLMSEAVYLHKPVLSIPVEGQFEQIINGLYLERLGYGMHARHLTADTLREFLARVPRCQEALKGYVQEGNTRMLAALGEQLERAYAYRGHWRAEMAEQD